One genomic region from Erythrobacter mangrovi encodes:
- a CDS encoding putative bifunctional diguanylate cyclase/phosphodiesterase, producing MSEFGSDNSAPKPTLSIRQAIGLDTPAGTDWARAHGYQYALVRSRTNVRAAAHTLAFLLCIGALWGNVSPLLLTAWGIALLFAVLMAVSEDKGAATADITHYGVEDMRRHAVASGAKGVVWAIALMVFAHAGQGDKLELVWSIAAVLVLASAISRFSAPLSSIVFSFAIGVGGLVAALATSNGTMAVVVLTTVFFAVFGLIENARVAVDARIGQAAIQEKSEVVSMLLREFEENQADWLWQIDTRRRLQAVSPRFAFALGKTASQLEGMSFFELIAGTNWGNAGNGEGVREFADKLKRKEPFSDLLVSVSLENGLRWWELSGTPIIDENGTFQGWRGVGSDVTEKRESSEKIAYLARYDTLTSLPNRLMINEALGDALKYAEHWRTRCAFLMVDLDRFKAVNDSLGHLVGDQMLAQVASRLKGMIHEGEICGRLGGDEFGIVIRDASDKRRIDTLARAVIKRLSEPYEIENQILYVGASVGSAIGPRDGHTVEELLRNADLALYRAKDAGGGEHCDYEPLLHANAEEKRRLENSLRSALEKNELLLHYQPVVDAKTEEVVGFEALVRWNSSEHGSVSPAKFIPLAEDTRLIVPIGTWVLQQACNEAAASWPENVKINVNVSPEQLLEPEFATTVVRALSQSGLDPKRLEIEVTESIFLRDASIARKALEQCMALGCSVALDDFGTGYSSLGYLRKLKFSTIKVDRIFVQGAAQHSPESLAIIRAVVAMADSLGMTTTAEGVENDDEAEMIRQLGCTKIQGFHFGRPMPAADARLIFGRPHGGPERKKA from the coding sequence GTGAGCGAGTTCGGTTCGGATAATTCGGCGCCAAAGCCGACACTGTCTATCAGGCAGGCTATTGGACTGGATACGCCTGCGGGTACCGATTGGGCCCGCGCGCATGGCTACCAGTACGCGCTTGTTCGAAGTCGGACCAACGTTCGGGCGGCGGCCCATACGCTGGCGTTCCTGCTTTGCATTGGGGCCCTGTGGGGCAACGTCAGTCCGCTACTTCTGACGGCATGGGGTATCGCGCTTCTCTTCGCCGTGCTCATGGCGGTTTCGGAGGACAAGGGCGCTGCTACCGCCGATATCACCCACTACGGTGTGGAGGACATGCGTCGCCATGCCGTTGCATCGGGCGCCAAGGGCGTGGTCTGGGCGATCGCCCTGATGGTTTTCGCCCACGCCGGACAGGGAGACAAGCTGGAACTCGTTTGGAGCATCGCAGCGGTGCTCGTGCTCGCATCGGCAATAAGTCGCTTCAGCGCGCCACTGAGTTCGATCGTCTTTTCCTTCGCGATTGGCGTCGGCGGCTTGGTTGCGGCCCTCGCTACATCGAACGGCACGATGGCTGTGGTTGTCCTGACGACCGTCTTCTTTGCCGTCTTTGGCCTGATCGAGAACGCCCGGGTAGCCGTCGACGCTCGTATCGGACAGGCGGCGATCCAGGAAAAAAGTGAAGTCGTTTCCATGCTGCTGCGCGAGTTCGAGGAGAACCAGGCGGACTGGCTGTGGCAAATCGATACGCGTCGTCGGCTCCAGGCGGTTTCTCCGCGCTTTGCCTTCGCGCTTGGGAAGACCGCCTCGCAACTCGAAGGCATGTCCTTCTTCGAACTGATTGCGGGTACGAATTGGGGCAACGCCGGCAATGGCGAAGGCGTGCGTGAATTCGCCGACAAGTTGAAGCGTAAGGAGCCGTTCTCGGATCTGCTGGTGAGCGTTTCGCTCGAAAACGGGCTCCGTTGGTGGGAGCTATCTGGCACGCCCATCATCGACGAGAACGGGACTTTCCAGGGCTGGCGCGGGGTCGGTTCGGACGTCACCGAAAAGCGCGAGTCTTCGGAAAAGATTGCTTACCTTGCGCGCTACGACACGCTCACATCTCTGCCGAACCGCTTGATGATCAACGAGGCATTGGGCGATGCCCTGAAATACGCCGAGCATTGGCGTACACGCTGTGCTTTCCTGATGGTCGATCTCGACCGCTTCAAAGCGGTGAATGACTCCCTTGGGCACCTCGTTGGCGACCAGATGCTGGCGCAAGTCGCCAGTCGCCTCAAAGGCATGATCCACGAAGGTGAGATTTGCGGGCGTCTGGGTGGGGACGAGTTCGGCATTGTCATCCGCGATGCCTCCGACAAGCGGCGTATCGACACTCTCGCCCGTGCAGTGATCAAACGCCTGTCCGAGCCCTATGAGATCGAGAACCAGATCCTCTATGTTGGCGCAAGCGTAGGCTCTGCAATCGGGCCGCGCGACGGCCACACCGTCGAAGAGTTGCTGCGCAACGCCGATCTTGCCCTCTATCGTGCGAAGGATGCCGGCGGCGGTGAACATTGCGACTATGAGCCTCTGCTTCACGCCAATGCCGAGGAAAAGCGTCGGCTTGAAAACTCGTTGCGCAGCGCGCTCGAGAAGAACGAGCTACTGCTTCACTACCAGCCGGTCGTCGACGCAAAGACGGAGGAAGTCGTCGGCTTCGAGGCGCTGGTGCGCTGGAACAGCAGCGAACACGGCTCCGTAAGCCCGGCCAAATTCATTCCTCTGGCAGAGGATACCCGCCTGATCGTGCCGATCGGTACCTGGGTCCTGCAGCAGGCCTGCAACGAGGCGGCGGCTAGCTGGCCCGAGAACGTGAAGATCAACGTCAACGTCTCGCCCGAACAATTGCTCGAACCGGAATTCGCAACCACCGTGGTGCGGGCCCTTTCACAGAGCGGCCTTGATCCCAAGCGGCTTGAAATCGAAGTGACCGAGAGCATCTTCCTGCGCGATGCCAGCATTGCCCGAAAGGCGCTGGAACAATGCATGGCGCTTGGCTGCTCGGTTGCGCTCGACGACTTCGGCACCGGCTATTCCTCGCTCGGCTACCTGCGCAAGCTCAAGTTCTCGACCATCAAGGTTGATCGCATCTTCGTGCAGGGTGCAGCGCAGCACAGTCCCGAGTCGCTGGCGATTATCCGGGCCGTCGTGGCCATGGCCGACAGCCTTGGCATGACGACAACGGCCGAAGGTGTCGAGAATGATGACGAAGCCGAAATGATCAGGCAGCTTGGCTGCACCAAGATCCAGGGCTTTCACTTCGGGCGTCCGATGCCCGCTGCAGATGCTCGTTTGATCTTCGGCCGCCCGCATGGCGGGCCGGAGCGAAAAAAGGCCTGA
- a CDS encoding ribbon-helix-helix domain-containing protein encodes MTRILADLPDDDIKWLDRLAEEQGKSRAAILREAVSAYRGENSTSWLERGFGAWKHRSDIDDAVEWQRLDRAAWTRPWDEDYADVRAENTQPFDEDDDRERARHEAWLAEQAQGRSRK; translated from the coding sequence ATGACCCGAATCCTCGCTGACCTTCCCGATGACGATATCAAGTGGCTCGACCGCCTGGCGGAAGAGCAGGGCAAGTCCCGTGCGGCGATCCTGCGTGAGGCGGTCAGCGCCTATCGCGGAGAGAATTCGACCAGCTGGCTTGAGCGCGGCTTTGGCGCGTGGAAACACCGCAGCGACATCGACGATGCCGTCGAATGGCAGCGCCTTGATCGTGCTGCATGGACGCGCCCATGGGACGAGGACTACGCTGACGTGCGCGCCGAGAATACCCAGCCGTTCGACGAAGATGATGATCGCGAACGCGCGAGACATGAGGCCTGGCTCGCCGAACAAGCGCAGGGGCGATCGCGCAAGTGA
- a CDS encoding type II toxin-antitoxin system VapC family toxin — MTGFTFDSNIVVDALRGIPEARSEIERALGRGGRLWISRVVWLEVMSKGSGEVLRRTVDFLSGFAIDEVDEQIAERAASLRRERPQLRLPDAIVLATALIRGRVLVTRNIKDFPAEMPGIRIPYTL, encoded by the coding sequence GTGACCGGCTTTACCTTCGACAGCAACATTGTGGTTGATGCCTTGCGCGGCATTCCCGAAGCCCGCTCCGAAATCGAACGGGCCCTGGGCCGCGGCGGCCGGCTCTGGATCAGTCGCGTGGTCTGGCTCGAGGTGATGTCGAAAGGCTCTGGCGAGGTCCTGCGCCGAACGGTCGATTTTCTGTCGGGGTTTGCAATTGACGAGGTCGATGAGCAGATTGCCGAACGCGCCGCGTCGCTGCGGCGTGAACGACCCCAGCTAAGGCTCCCCGACGCCATCGTGCTGGCAACTGCTCTCATCCGGGGCCGGGTGCTGGTTACGCGCAATATCAAGGACTTCCCGGCAGAGATGCCGGGTATCCGCATTCCCTACACTCTCTGA
- a CDS encoding CpaF family protein produces MSAFGRKNGPAGMATGARPQFGVARPMRGGAPAPSAPEGGDQFPPIPAESAPQPTSNPKNAADAMSRLDDRMNTDHSGESQVGGFEASVHKIKEQVLPRLLERVDPEAAATLTKDELSEEFRPIILEVLAELKVTLNRREQFALEKVLVDELLGFGPLEELLNDPDVSDIMVNGPEQTYIEKKGKLQLAGIKFRDEQHLFQIAQRIVNQVGRRVDQTTPLADARLKDGSRVNVIVPPLSLKGTAISIRKFSEKPITIDMLKDFGSMSEKMATALKIAGACRMNVVISGGTGSGKTTMLNALSKMIDPGERVLTIEDAAELRLQQPHWLPLETRPPNLEGQGAITIGDLVKNALRMRPDRIILGEIRGAECFDLLAAMNTGHDGSMCTLHANSPRECLGRMENMILMGDIKIPKEAISRQIAESVDLIVQVKRLRDGSRRTTNITEVIGMEGDVIVTQELFKFEYLDESEDGKILGEFRSSGLRPYTLEKARQFGFDQAYLEACL; encoded by the coding sequence ATGAGCGCATTCGGACGGAAGAACGGACCGGCAGGCATGGCCACCGGTGCACGTCCGCAGTTCGGTGTTGCCCGCCCCATGCGTGGCGGTGCGCCTGCGCCAAGTGCGCCGGAAGGTGGTGATCAATTCCCGCCGATCCCTGCGGAAAGCGCACCTCAGCCGACGTCCAATCCCAAGAACGCCGCCGACGCCATGTCGCGCCTCGATGACCGGATGAACACCGACCATTCGGGCGAATCGCAGGTCGGCGGGTTCGAGGCGAGCGTCCATAAAATCAAGGAACAGGTGCTACCGCGCCTGCTCGAACGCGTCGATCCGGAGGCGGCGGCGACGCTGACCAAGGACGAACTGTCCGAAGAATTCCGCCCGATCATCTTGGAAGTGCTGGCCGAACTCAAGGTCACGCTCAACCGGCGCGAGCAGTTCGCGCTGGAAAAGGTGCTGGTTGACGAGTTGCTCGGTTTCGGTCCGCTGGAAGAGCTGCTCAATGATCCCGACGTGTCGGACATCATGGTCAACGGGCCCGAACAAACCTACATCGAAAAGAAGGGTAAGCTGCAGCTCGCTGGCATCAAGTTCCGCGACGAACAGCACCTGTTCCAGATCGCACAGCGCATCGTGAACCAGGTCGGCCGCCGCGTCGACCAGACCACGCCGCTGGCCGACGCCCGTCTCAAGGACGGTTCGCGTGTGAACGTGATCGTGCCGCCGCTGTCGCTCAAGGGCACCGCGATCTCGATTCGTAAGTTCTCCGAGAAACCGATCACCATCGACATGCTCAAGGACTTCGGTTCGATGAGCGAAAAGATGGCGACCGCGCTCAAGATCGCCGGCGCGTGCCGGATGAACGTCGTCATCTCGGGCGGTACGGGCTCGGGTAAGACGACCATGCTCAACGCCCTGTCGAAGATGATCGACCCGGGCGAACGCGTGCTGACGATCGAGGACGCGGCCGAACTTCGCCTGCAGCAGCCGCACTGGCTGCCGCTCGAAACGCGTCCTCCGAACCTTGAAGGTCAGGGCGCGATTACCATCGGCGACCTGGTGAAGAACGCCCTGCGTATGCGCCCTGACCGCATCATCCTGGGCGAAATTCGTGGCGCGGAGTGTTTCGACCTTCTCGCCGCAATGAACACCGGCCACGACGGTTCGATGTGTACGCTCCACGCCAACAGCCCGCGTGAGTGCCTGGGCCGTATGGAAAACATGATCCTGATGGGCGACATCAAGATCCCGAAGGAAGCAATTTCGCGCCAGATCGCCGAGTCGGTCGACCTTATCGTTCAGGTGAAACGACTTCGCGACGGTTCACGCCGCACCACCAACATCACCGAGGTGATCGGGATGGAAGGCGATGTGATCGTGACGCAGGAACTGTTCAAGTTCGAGTATCTCGACGAGAGCGAGGACGGCAAGATCCTTGGCGAATTCCGCTCGAGTGGCCTGCGCCCCTACACGCTCGAGAAGGCTCGCCAGTTCGGCTTCGACCAAGCCTATCTGGAAGCCTGCCTATAA
- the glmS gene encoding glutamine--fructose-6-phosphate transaminase (isomerizing) — MCGIIGIVGKEAVADRLVDGLRRMEYRGYDSAGICTVHGGALVRRRAEGKLTNLTRVLAADPASGDVGIAHTRWATHGAPTAKNAHPHATDHVALVHNGIIENFKELKAELTAAGRRLESETDSEVVAHLISMQVEAGASPREAVQEVLPRLRGAFALAIAFRDHPDLLIGARRGSPLVLGYGKGEMYLGSDALALAPLTQHIAYLEEGDWVVVTHENAEIHDEAGEVVERPIQLSGASAAAVEKGNYRHFMQKEIFEQPTVVAQTLGSYLRQSDNSVALPQFDFDISAIKRVTIVACGTSYYAGMVAKYWFEQFARVPVDIDFASEFRYREPVLEDGGLALFISQSGETADTLAALRHCKAMGQTIGVVVNVPTSSMAREADLLLPTHAGPEIGVASTKAFTCQLAVLAALAAHMAVKKGLMTRAEEQEVVGHLLEAPAALNAALDHDDDIASMAHLIAPARDVLYLGRGPDYPLAMEGALKLKEISYIHAEGYASGEMKHGPIALIDEAVPVIVLAPSGPLFEKTVSNMEEVRARGGKIVLISDAEGLEEAGEGCLATIEMPRVHPLIAPLVYAIPVQLLAYHVACVKGTDVDQPRNLAKSVTVE, encoded by the coding sequence ATGTGCGGAATCATCGGTATCGTCGGTAAGGAAGCGGTCGCTGATCGGCTCGTCGATGGTCTGAGGCGGATGGAGTATCGCGGCTATGACAGCGCGGGGATCTGCACCGTGCATGGTGGCGCGCTGGTCCGCCGTCGTGCCGAGGGCAAGCTGACAAATCTCACACGGGTACTCGCTGCAGACCCTGCCAGCGGGGATGTCGGCATAGCCCACACACGCTGGGCAACGCATGGGGCGCCAACGGCGAAGAACGCACATCCTCACGCGACCGATCATGTCGCGCTGGTCCACAACGGGATCATCGAGAACTTCAAGGAACTCAAGGCCGAGCTGACCGCAGCGGGGCGCAGGCTGGAGAGCGAAACCGACAGCGAAGTGGTTGCACACCTGATCTCGATGCAGGTCGAGGCGGGGGCAAGCCCACGCGAGGCCGTGCAAGAGGTCCTGCCGCGCCTCCGTGGTGCCTTTGCCCTGGCCATTGCCTTTCGCGACCATCCCGACCTGCTTATCGGCGCGCGCCGCGGTTCGCCGCTGGTGCTGGGGTATGGCAAGGGCGAGATGTATCTCGGCTCCGATGCCCTGGCGCTTGCGCCCTTGACCCAGCACATCGCCTATCTCGAAGAGGGGGACTGGGTCGTAGTGACCCACGAAAATGCCGAGATCCATGACGAAGCCGGCGAAGTGGTCGAGCGGCCGATCCAGCTATCGGGAGCTTCCGCCGCAGCGGTTGAAAAGGGCAATTACCGCCACTTCATGCAGAAGGAGATCTTCGAGCAGCCCACCGTGGTCGCGCAGACGCTTGGTTCCTACTTGCGTCAATCGGACAATTCGGTCGCGCTACCCCAGTTCGATTTCGATATCTCGGCGATCAAACGCGTTACCATCGTCGCCTGCGGCACCTCCTACTATGCAGGGATGGTCGCGAAATACTGGTTCGAGCAGTTTGCCCGGGTTCCGGTGGACATCGATTTCGCTTCTGAGTTTCGATATCGCGAACCGGTCCTTGAGGATGGCGGGCTGGCGCTGTTCATCTCTCAGAGCGGTGAGACCGCCGATACGCTCGCGGCACTGCGCCATTGCAAGGCGATGGGGCAGACCATCGGTGTCGTGGTGAATGTACCGACCAGCTCGATGGCGCGCGAGGCCGATTTGCTGTTGCCAACCCATGCGGGGCCCGAGATCGGCGTGGCCTCGACCAAGGCTTTTACCTGCCAGTTGGCGGTTCTCGCTGCGCTGGCCGCGCATATGGCCGTGAAGAAGGGGTTGATGACGCGGGCAGAGGAGCAGGAAGTCGTCGGGCATTTGCTCGAAGCTCCTGCAGCGCTCAACGCTGCGTTGGACCATGACGACGATATCGCGTCGATGGCGCACCTAATCGCACCCGCTCGGGACGTGCTCTATCTAGGGCGTGGTCCAGACTATCCGCTCGCCATGGAAGGGGCACTCAAACTCAAGGAAATCAGCTATATCCACGCCGAAGGCTATGCGTCAGGTGAGATGAAGCACGGCCCGATCGCATTGATCGACGAGGCGGTTCCGGTGATCGTCCTGGCACCCTCCGGTCCCCTTTTCGAGAAGACCGTATCCAATATGGAAGAGGTCCGAGCTCGGGGTGGCAAGATCGTGTTGATTTCCGATGCAGAAGGGCTGGAAGAGGCCGGCGAAGGTTGCCTCGCAACAATCGAAATGCCGCGCGTCCATCCCCTGATCGCGCCGCTGGTCTACGCCATTCCGGTGCAATTGTTGGCCTATCACGTCGCCTGCGTGAAGGGGACCGACGTCGACCAGCCGCGAAACCTCGCCAAGTCTGTGACAGTCGAATGA